From a single Uloborus diversus isolate 005 unplaced genomic scaffold, Udiv.v.3.1 scaffold_11, whole genome shotgun sequence genomic region:
- the LOC129232188 gene encoding uncharacterized protein LOC129232188, protein MRFKAHTGLMRNLISNISDEGIDEYSFPLLDEETIRLLIPKAGPRLKFLKLFRTTYTAENKPDEIGSEKCDSKTEEKSKGAQEDGNLVKSSEAEEVKNLGKTTSTEELILKKIRIKELLERKLPEIYLKLVAGVPGSINITAKYKINRAVVDAYISNFDSQPTTQTKLLLAKKIVECFPVLKGLDGEGHEQWFTAGSDGSPARGFIAERFRNFRLRNLSTTERRELGIPKKKRETPDVRKRFSEDSSLTFLQRQQWLKENSEPKEEVILLMGQTFEGRRFQILENAGNVFESWPRLLNQHIIDAEFNLLYENKGNSFCADFGLLTKDIFSCCLKSLGTNQILCKNFLKNEVVER, encoded by the exons ATGAGGTTCAAAGCACACACTGGTCTAATGAGAAA tttaatttctaacattTCAGATGAAGGTATCGATGAATACAGTTTCCCGCTGCTTGATGAAGAAACGATCCGATTGTTGATTCCAAAAGCAGGGCCtcgattaaaatttctaaaacttttcagaacaactTATACTGCAGAAAATAAGCCAGATGAAATTGGCAGTGAAAAATGTGACTCGAAAACAGAAGAGAAAAGTAAGGGAGCGCAAGAAGACGGAAACTTAGTCAAAAGTTCTGAAGCAGAAGAAGTTAAAAACTTAGGGAAAACTACTTCAACAGAGGaacttattttaaagaaaattagaataaaagaaCTGCTCGAAAGAAAATTACCGGAAATTTATTTGAAGCTGGTAGCCGGAGTACCTGGTAGCATAAACATAACTGCCAAGTACAAAATAAATCGAGCTGTGGTGGATGCCTATATCTCAAATTTCGATAGTCAACCTACAACACAAACGAAACTACTGCTGGCAAAAAAGATCGTCGAATGCTTTCCTGTCTTGAAAGGGTTAGATGGGGAAGGGCAT GAACAATGGTTTACTGCTGGTTCTGATGGCTCGCCTGCAAGAGGCTTCATAGCCGAGCGGTTCAGAAATTTCAGGCTGAGAAATTTATCGACTACAGAAAGGAGAGAATTAGGAATacctaaaaaaaagagagagactcCAGATGTACGTAAAAGATTTTCGGAAGACAGCTCGTTGACATTCCTACAAAGGCAACAATGGctcaaagaaaattctgagccaaaAGAGGAGGTGATATTGCTTATGGGCCAGACTTTTGAAGGACGACGTTTCCAAATATTAGAGAATGCAGGAAATGTGTTTGAATCGTGGCCTAGACTTTTGAACCAACATATT ATCGATGCAGAATTTAACCTGCTCTACGAAAACAAAGGAAACTCGTTCTGTGCTGACTTCGgacttcttacaaaagacattttttcttGCTGTCTCAAAAGTTTAGGCACAAACCAGATTTTATGCAAAAACTTCTTGAAAAATGAGGTGGTGGAAAGATGA